The Gammaproteobacteria bacterium genome includes a window with the following:
- the hflX gene encoding GTPase HflX, producing the protein MTERALLVSVTTSGPIDASLDELARLANTAGATVIDRVVQRRERLDPATLIGSGRLAKLREMVDAEDIDVLIFDGEITPAQERNLSAALDVRVLDRTALILDIFALHANSSEGRLQVELAQLQYLLPRLRGRGIELSRLGGGIGTRGPGETQLETDRRRIARRVSKLRRDLEGLERTRLVKRDQRRQQGIPIVSLVGYTNAGKSSLLNALTGSSVLVEDQLFATLDPATRRCTLPGGRELLITDTVGFIQRLPHQLVEAFTSTLELVAESDLLLHLVDVTGEEVDAQIDAVRAVLEEIGAAQIPEVLIGTKADVATPQHRKRFLSGHDGSLVVSSVSGEGIDELTDRVWELVSQQFSELEVIVPFGAEVERLHRVADVLEEEYRSDGVHLKVRLSRGEADRVRRYAV; encoded by the coding sequence GTGACTGAGCGGGCGCTGCTCGTATCGGTAACGACGAGCGGCCCGATCGACGCGTCCCTGGATGAGCTTGCACGTCTGGCGAACACTGCGGGGGCGACCGTCATCGACCGGGTGGTACAGCGCAGAGAGCGCCTGGACCCGGCGACGCTCATCGGGTCGGGAAGGCTCGCAAAGTTACGCGAGATGGTCGATGCGGAAGACATCGATGTCTTGATCTTCGATGGGGAGATCACCCCGGCGCAGGAGCGGAATCTGAGCGCCGCACTCGACGTGCGCGTGCTGGATCGAACCGCACTGATTCTCGACATATTCGCCTTGCATGCCAATAGCAGCGAGGGACGGCTCCAGGTGGAACTGGCCCAACTCCAGTACCTGCTGCCCCGGTTGCGAGGGCGGGGCATCGAGTTGTCGCGTCTCGGTGGAGGCATCGGGACGCGCGGTCCCGGTGAGACACAGCTCGAGACGGATCGACGGCGGATCGCGAGGAGAGTGTCGAAACTGCGAAGGGATCTCGAGGGCCTCGAACGCACGAGGCTGGTCAAGCGGGACCAGCGCAGACAGCAAGGAATCCCCATCGTGTCGCTGGTCGGGTACACGAACGCCGGCAAGTCGAGCCTGCTGAATGCACTGACCGGATCCTCGGTACTCGTGGAGGATCAGCTCTTCGCAACCCTTGATCCGGCGACTCGCAGGTGCACTCTCCCCGGGGGGAGGGAGCTGTTGATCACCGACACGGTCGGGTTCATCCAGCGGCTGCCCCACCAGCTCGTAGAGGCGTTCACGTCGACGCTGGAGCTGGTTGCAGAGTCCGACCTCCTGCTGCATCTGGTCGACGTGACCGGCGAGGAGGTGGATGCTCAGATCGACGCGGTCCGAGCGGTGCTGGAAGAGATCGGAGCGGCACAGATCCCCGAGGTGCTCATCGGAACGAAGGCGGATGTCGCGACTCCTCAACACCGCAAACGGTTCCTCTCGGGTCATGACGGCTCTCTGGTCGTATCTTCTGTCAGCGGTGAGGGGATCGATGAGCTCACCGACCGTGTCTGGGAGCTGGTGTCCCAACAGTTCTCGGAACTCGAGGTCATCGTGCCATTTGGAGCAGAGGTCGAGCGTCTCCATCGTGTGGCGGATGTTCTGGAGGAGGAATACCGTTCCGACGGTGTGCATCTCAAGGTGAGGCTCTCGCGCGGTGAAGCCGACAGGGTGCGCCGTTACGCAGTGTGA
- the lexA gene encoding transcriptional repressor LexA: protein MEDLTDRQREILDLIRTTVADRGYPPSVREIGDALGLRSPSTVHSHLSSLVRAGYLRRDPTKPRAIEVIEPGVPSLHRSSTRDVPLIGRIAAGAPILAEEQIEEVLTLPTEFTGQGPVFLLTVSGDSMSGAGILDGDYVVVRSQNVANNGEIVAALVDGEEATVKRFSRRAGRVVLIPENPAYEEMVFTEGIQILGKVVAVLRTIR from the coding sequence ATGGAGGACCTGACCGACAGACAACGGGAGATTCTCGATCTCATCCGCACGACCGTCGCCGATCGCGGATATCCCCCGTCGGTGCGCGAGATCGGCGATGCGCTCGGTCTGCGCTCCCCTTCCACGGTGCACAGCCATCTCTCATCGCTGGTGCGAGCCGGATACCTGCGCCGTGATCCTACGAAACCGCGCGCCATCGAAGTCATCGAGCCGGGCGTCCCGTCTCTGCACCGGTCGAGCACACGCGACGTCCCACTCATCGGCAGAATCGCGGCAGGCGCGCCCATCCTGGCAGAGGAACAGATCGAAGAAGTCCTCACCCTCCCCACCGAGTTCACCGGCCAGGGCCCCGTCTTCCTGCTCACGGTCAGCGGCGATTCGATGAGCGGCGCCGGCATCCTCGATGGCGACTACGTCGTCGTCCGGAGCCAGAACGTAGCCAACAACGGAGAGATCGTCGCCGCACTCGTCGACGGAGAAGAAGCCACCGTCAAGCGGTTTTCCCGCCGTGCCGGGCGAGTCGTGCTCATCCCCGAGAACCCGGCCTATGAAGAGATGGTGTTCACCGAAGGGATCCAGATCCTCGGAAAGGTCGTCGCCGTACTGCGCACCATCCGCTGA
- a CDS encoding LysM peptidoglycan-binding domain-containing protein, translating into MATRTNTLPRAAVLLIAVVVFFLLLASAVGAQNKGVPTAQHRIVGGETLWSIAGTVTPEGGDVRVTVSEIRRLNQLGRTTIYPGDVLIVPAAG; encoded by the coding sequence ATGGCGACACGTACCAACACCCTTCCGAGGGCTGCGGTTCTCCTCATAGCGGTCGTCGTGTTCTTCCTCCTTCTCGCTTCCGCCGTTGGCGCTCAGAACAAGGGGGTTCCGACCGCACAGCATCGGATCGTCGGCGGGGAGACGCTCTGGAGCATTGCCGGCACGGTGACGCCCGAGGGCGGCGACGTGCGCGTGACGGTGTCCGAGATACGGCGGCTGAACCAGCTTGGGAGAACCACGATCTATCCGGGTGATGTACTGATCGTTCCCGCGGCGGGCTGA
- a CDS encoding glycosyltransferase — protein MSSPVLASNRLRVAVLAPISWRVPPRHYGPWEQFASLLTEGLVGRGVDVTLFATADSVTEARLVGTAPTGYSEDAGLDPKVWEGLHISAVFERAEEFDVIHNSFDFLPLTYSGLVDTPVVTTIHGFSSERIVPVYEKYNDRGYYVAISDADRHEKLDYVATIYHGIDMGAFAVGSGRRDYLLFFGRIHPDKGTAEAIEVAERAGVPLVIAGIIQDQDYFDRFVKPRVDGVRVTYVGPVGPQTRGKVLGGARALLHLIDFDEPFGFSVVEAMACGTPVIAHARGSMPELIREGESGFLVSSVDEAVAAVRASARLDRMDVRSSVEHRFDVNRMIDEYLAVYLLVVGHHRERRARGSNVR, from the coding sequence ATGTCGTCTCCGGTCCTCGCATCCAACCGGCTCCGCGTGGCGGTGCTTGCCCCGATCTCCTGGCGTGTGCCCCCGCGTCACTACGGGCCATGGGAGCAGTTCGCTTCCCTGCTCACCGAGGGGCTGGTCGGCCGGGGAGTCGACGTCACTCTGTTCGCCACGGCCGATTCGGTGACCGAAGCGCGCTTGGTGGGGACCGCTCCGACCGGATACTCGGAGGATGCAGGGTTGGACCCGAAGGTCTGGGAGGGTCTGCACATCTCGGCGGTGTTCGAGCGGGCCGAAGAGTTCGATGTGATCCACAACAGCTTCGATTTCTTGCCGCTCACCTACAGCGGTCTGGTCGACACGCCGGTCGTCACCACCATTCACGGATTCTCGTCTGAGCGGATCGTGCCTGTCTACGAGAAGTACAACGACCGTGGTTACTACGTGGCGATCAGCGACGCGGACCGGCATGAGAAGCTCGACTACGTGGCCACGATCTACCACGGCATCGACATGGGTGCGTTTGCAGTGGGGTCGGGGCGGCGCGACTATTTGTTGTTCTTCGGGAGGATTCATCCCGACAAAGGGACCGCCGAGGCCATCGAGGTGGCCGAACGAGCCGGCGTGCCTCTGGTCATCGCCGGGATCATCCAGGATCAGGATTACTTCGATCGGTTCGTGAAACCCCGTGTGGATGGAGTGCGAGTCACGTATGTCGGTCCGGTGGGTCCCCAGACGCGTGGGAAGGTGCTGGGCGGTGCCCGGGCGCTCCTGCACCTCATCGACTTCGACGAGCCGTTCGGTTTCAGTGTCGTCGAGGCGATGGCCTGCGGGACACCGGTGATCGCCCACGCGCGAGGGTCGATGCCCGAGCTCATTCGTGAGGGTGAGAGCGGGTTCCTGGTGAGTTCTGTCGATGAGGCCGTCGCAGCCGTGCGCGCCTCGGCTCGCTTGGATCGGATGGACGTGCGCTCGTCGGTCGAGCATCGTTTCGACGTGAACCGGATGATCGACGAATACCTGGCCGTCTATCTGCTCGTCGTGGGGCACCACCGGGAGCGACGGGCAAGAGGAAGCAATGTCCGCTGA
- the nrdR gene encoding transcriptional repressor NrdR, translating into MQCPFCASEDTRVIDSRPVDEGSAIRRRRECVSCGNRFTTYERADIPLIVRKRDGRFEPFEIDKVRAGLHSALADRPVEAKRLERMLIQIRDDARAQGRVVSSDDIGRAVLEHLAVIDHVAYLRFASVYKEFEGTGDFEREMAELERREG; encoded by the coding sequence ATGCAGTGTCCGTTCTGTGCCTCCGAAGACACGCGGGTCATCGACAGTCGACCCGTGGACGAAGGGTCCGCCATTCGGCGGCGCAGAGAGTGCGTGTCCTGTGGCAATCGCTTCACGACCTATGAGCGTGCCGACATCCCTCTGATCGTGCGCAAGCGTGACGGCAGGTTCGAGCCGTTCGAGATCGACAAGGTGCGTGCCGGTCTGCACAGTGCCCTCGCCGACCGGCCGGTCGAGGCCAAGCGTCTCGAGCGAATGCTCATCCAGATTCGAGACGATGCGAGAGCACAAGGCCGTGTCGTGTCGTCCGACGACATCGGACGGGCGGTCTTGGAGCATCTGGCAGTGATCGATCACGTGGCGTATCTGCGGTTCGCGAGCGTCTACAAGGAGTTCGAGGGAACCGGAGACTTCGAACGCGAGATGGCCGAACTGGAACGCCGCGAAGGTTGA
- the dapF gene encoding diaminopimelate epimerase translates to MRFTKMEGLGNDFVVLQGPRSVTAEDVRKFCDRRRGVGADGVLVVSLIDANRVRMQYWNADGSPAELCGNGLRCVAAFAVDRALVEGPELTVETAVGPRRAEVGEEAITVELGTTRVADEKRQVSGETVREVTVGNPHAVLHVPDTSEAAVATLGPSIEAAFDNGVNVEFLTVRSPGLLELRVWERGVGETLACGTGAVAAAAAARADGLTGSETTVRLPGGDLKVVLDTDTTWITGPATFVYEGEWRD, encoded by the coding sequence TGGTTCTCCAAGGGCCACGGTCGGTCACCGCCGAGGACGTCAGGAAGTTCTGTGACCGCCGTAGGGGAGTGGGAGCGGACGGCGTGCTGGTCGTCTCGCTCATCGATGCGAACCGGGTCCGAATGCAGTATTGGAACGCGGACGGTTCACCGGCCGAACTCTGCGGCAACGGGTTGCGGTGTGTCGCGGCATTCGCGGTGGATCGTGCTCTCGTCGAAGGTCCGGAGTTGACGGTCGAGACAGCGGTGGGCCCTCGACGGGCAGAGGTCGGTGAAGAGGCGATCACCGTGGAACTCGGGACGACCCGGGTGGCTGACGAGAAGCGGCAAGTATCGGGAGAGACGGTGCGCGAAGTCACGGTCGGCAATCCGCACGCGGTCCTACATGTGCCGGATACATCCGAGGCGGCGGTCGCCACACTCGGGCCGAGCATCGAAGCGGCGTTCGACAACGGCGTGAACGTCGAGTTTCTCACCGTGCGCTCTCCCGGATTGTTGGAGCTGCGTGTATGGGAACGGGGGGTGGGGGAGACCCTTGCCTGCGGAACCGGGGCCGTGGCTGCCGCCGCGGCGGCGAGGGCGGATGGACTCACCGGTTCTGAGACCACGGTGCGCCTCCCGGGCGGCGACCTGAAGGTGGTTCTGGACACCGATACGACATGGATCACCGGTCCCGCAACGTTCGTGTACGAGGGGGAGTGGCGTGACTGA
- a CDS encoding dUTP diphosphatase translates to MQVSFTRLDRELPAPRRAHPGDAGVDLCAREGLVLAPGERALVPTGIAVAVPDGSAGLVVPRSGLAARHGIGVVNGPGLIDAGYRGEVKVILINHGSEPLEIKRGERIAQLVVVPVFVGELVEVDELPGTKRGGGGFGSTGR, encoded by the coding sequence ATGCAGGTTAGCTTCACGAGACTGGATAGGGAACTACCTGCACCCCGTCGTGCCCATCCGGGAGATGCGGGGGTTGATCTGTGCGCACGTGAGGGTCTGGTGCTGGCACCGGGGGAGCGGGCACTCGTCCCGACCGGGATCGCCGTCGCCGTGCCTGATGGCTCCGCCGGCCTGGTGGTACCGCGAAGCGGATTGGCGGCGCGCCACGGGATCGGCGTCGTGAACGGGCCCGGTCTGATCGATGCCGGCTACCGGGGTGAGGTGAAGGTCATTCTGATCAACCACGGCTCGGAACCGCTCGAAATCAAACGGGGAGAGCGGATCGCACAGCTCGTCGTGGTGCCGGTCTTTGTCGGAGAATTGGTCGAGGTTGATGAGCTGCCCGGGACAAAACGAGGCGGTGGAGGCTTTGGTTCGACAGGTCGGTGA